The Paraburkholderia acidisoli genome contains a region encoding:
- a CDS encoding ribonucleotide-diphosphate reductase subunit beta has protein sequence MLNWDDENTAVTPSSGAQQNTMRNPAGEAVQTAQAQFGVRSTPQASSATNIFSADFAVAPPPQAPVSSEARVNVADKRIINGQTDVNQLVPFKYKWAWEKYLAGCANHWMPQEINMSRDIALWKDPNGLTEDERRVVKRNLGFFVTADSLAANNIVLGTYRHITAPECRQFLLRQAFEEAIHTHAYQYIVESLGLDEGEIFNAYHEVKSIRDKDEFLIPFIQTLTDPAFTTGTLESDQTLLKSLIVFACIMEGLFFYVGFTQILALGRQNKMTGAAEQYQYILRDESMHCNFGIDLINQIKLENPHLWTPEFRAEIRELFKHAVDLEYRYAEDTMPRGVLGLNASMFKSYLRFICNRRCQQIGLDPLFPNEENPFPWMSEMIDLKKERNFFETRVIEYQTGGALSWE, from the coding sequence ATGCTCAACTGGGATGACGAGAACACGGCCGTAACTCCGTCGAGCGGTGCGCAGCAAAACACAATGCGCAACCCCGCGGGTGAGGCTGTCCAAACTGCACAAGCGCAGTTTGGTGTGCGTTCCACTCCTCAGGCTTCCTCGGCGACCAACATTTTCTCCGCCGACTTCGCCGTTGCTCCGCCGCCGCAAGCGCCGGTTTCGAGCGAAGCCCGCGTGAATGTCGCCGACAAGCGCATCATCAACGGCCAGACCGACGTGAACCAGTTGGTCCCGTTCAAGTACAAGTGGGCCTGGGAGAAGTACCTCGCCGGCTGCGCGAACCACTGGATGCCGCAGGAAATCAACATGTCCCGCGACATCGCGCTCTGGAAAGACCCGAACGGTCTGACCGAAGACGAGCGTCGTGTCGTGAAGCGCAACCTCGGGTTCTTCGTTACGGCCGACTCGCTCGCCGCAAACAACATCGTGCTCGGCACCTACCGGCACATCACGGCGCCCGAATGCCGCCAGTTCCTGCTGCGCCAGGCGTTCGAAGAAGCGATCCACACGCACGCTTACCAGTACATCGTCGAATCGCTCGGTCTGGACGAAGGCGAGATCTTCAACGCGTACCACGAGGTCAAGTCGATCCGCGACAAGGACGAATTCCTGATCCCGTTCATCCAGACGTTGACCGATCCCGCGTTCACGACCGGCACGCTCGAATCGGACCAGACGCTGCTCAAGTCGCTGATCGTGTTCGCCTGCATCATGGAAGGTCTGTTCTTCTATGTGGGCTTCACGCAAATTCTGGCGCTCGGTCGTCAGAACAAGATGACCGGCGCGGCTGAGCAATACCAGTACATTCTGCGCGACGAGTCGATGCATTGTAATTTTGGCATCGACCTCATCAACCAGATCAAGCTCGAAAACCCGCACCTGTGGACGCCCGAGTTCCGTGCGGAAATCCGTGAGCTCTTCAAGCACGCGGTCGACCTCGAGTACCGTTACGCCGAAGACACCATGCCGCGCGGCGTGCTGGGTCTGAACGCGTCGATGTTCAAGAGCTATCTGCGCTTCATCTGCAACCGTCGTTGCCAGCAGATCGGCCTCGACCCGCTGTTCCCGAACGAAGAGAACCCGTTCCCGTGGATGAGCGAGATGATCGACTTGAAGAAGGAACGCAACTTCTTCGAGACGCGCGTGATCGAATATCAGACGGGCGGTGCGCTGTCCTGGGAATAA
- a CDS encoding carbohydrate kinase family protein codes for MATLICGSLAYDNIMTFEGRFREHILPEQVHILNVSFLVPTMRREFGGCAGNIAYALHLLGGDARIMATLGAADAQPYLDRLDTLGLSKAHVRVLPDTWSAQAMITTDLENNQITAFHPGAMMQSHLNRADEAPGIKLGIVAPDGFDGMVQHVEQFAKAGVPFIFDPGQGLPLFDGASLRHAIELATYVAVNDYEANLVSHRTGWSLEEIASHVEALIITRGEHGSQIYHGGKIEEIPPVKAAQVLDPTGCGDAFRGGLLYGIENGLDWATSGRLASLMGALKIEHQGPQNYAPTRAQINERFKEAFGYELTK; via the coding sequence TTGGCTACGCTGATCTGCGGCTCGCTCGCCTACGACAACATCATGACCTTCGAGGGTCGCTTTCGGGAGCACATCCTGCCCGAGCAGGTGCATATCCTGAACGTGAGCTTCCTCGTGCCGACGATGCGCCGCGAGTTCGGCGGCTGTGCCGGCAATATCGCCTACGCGCTGCATCTGCTCGGCGGCGACGCGCGCATCATGGCCACGCTCGGCGCCGCCGACGCGCAGCCTTACCTCGATCGCCTCGACACGCTCGGTCTTTCGAAGGCGCACGTGCGCGTGCTGCCCGACACCTGGTCCGCGCAGGCGATGATCACCACCGATCTCGAAAACAATCAGATCACCGCGTTCCACCCGGGCGCGATGATGCAATCCCACCTGAACCGCGCCGACGAAGCGCCCGGCATCAAGCTCGGCATCGTCGCACCGGACGGTTTCGACGGCATGGTTCAGCACGTCGAGCAGTTCGCGAAAGCCGGTGTGCCGTTCATCTTTGACCCAGGTCAAGGTTTGCCACTGTTCGATGGTGCGTCTTTGCGCCACGCCATTGAACTTGCGACTTACGTAGCGGTCAACGATTACGAAGCCAATCTCGTGAGCCATCGCACGGGCTGGTCGCTCGAGGAAATCGCGAGCCATGTCGAAGCGCTGATCATCACGCGCGGCGAACACGGCTCGCAGATCTACCACGGCGGCAAGATCGAGGAAATTCCGCCGGTCAAGGCCGCGCAGGTGCTCGATCCGACCGGTTGCGGCGACGCCTTCCGCGGCGGCCTGCTCTACGGCATCGAGAATGGCCTCGACTGGGCGACCTCGGGACGTCTCGCGAGCCTCATGGGCGCGCTCAAGATCGAACATCAAGGACCGCAAAACTACGCGCCCACGCGGGCGCAGATCAACGAACGGTTCAAGGAAGCATTCGGCTACGAGCTGACGAAGTAA
- a CDS encoding zinc-ribbon and DUF3426 domain-containing protein yields MLLATRCPFCETVFRIQPTQLAVRRGLVRCGHCQEAFDASGSLYEVAEGSDFSHAVPVTAEVAASLTAPLDPQSALHPALDAALNGASSVDAEAFAPEQPVTPTVSPVPEAIEEPRDTSVDEPIVEPMVEPIVEPTFGHELEPGIAATPAAEPVAPAVAQPEAAPQKPAVAPNFSNRAWDPWAPPSDSHIDPRLQYNADHLPQASLAPSATPGVTRGVESRIVVDDGEPTLTRETVASEAAREASRLEAAARHESATPQTAASALPAHAAVAPEAVAEPIDVPVPAARAAAPAAQTSQTAQAAQAFHAAQAPQAAPAPQPAPPVQPTEPAQAAEPFPPATRWTRVEPGLAAAAPVEPTFSGQEPAHARLDDSEPTLVNRAHDAPRESDREADREAAHEAAAREPRGFEPEAAHRGGWQAAPETAAPAFSALEPNEGGQSFAVTREAPARARAGRRAGWRVLGAIVALLLFALFVVQIAWWQRETVMVYWPNSQPLYLKACAQLGCRVLPPRDIDGLLVEPSDLRQVDNEPHHLELKVPLRNRFNVALAYPAIELSLLDRQNNIVVRRVLWPQDYVTPGTRVEAGLPAHTTQTMIVRLDTGDVVASNFRIEIFYP; encoded by the coding sequence ATGCTTCTGGCAACGCGCTGCCCCTTCTGTGAAACCGTATTCCGCATTCAGCCCACGCAGCTTGCCGTGCGGCGCGGCCTCGTGCGTTGCGGACATTGCCAGGAAGCGTTCGACGCATCGGGCAGTCTGTACGAAGTGGCCGAGGGCAGCGATTTCTCGCATGCCGTGCCGGTCACGGCGGAAGTCGCGGCGAGCCTGACCGCGCCGCTCGATCCGCAGAGCGCGCTGCATCCCGCACTCGACGCGGCGCTGAACGGCGCATCGTCTGTCGATGCCGAAGCGTTCGCGCCCGAGCAGCCCGTGACACCCACGGTTTCTCCAGTGCCCGAAGCGATCGAAGAGCCGCGTGATACGTCCGTCGATGAGCCGATCGTTGAGCCGATGGTTGAGCCAATCGTTGAGCCAACATTCGGGCACGAGCTTGAGCCCGGGATCGCGGCCACGCCAGCCGCCGAGCCAGTTGCGCCAGCGGTCGCACAGCCCGAAGCCGCGCCGCAAAAGCCGGCCGTGGCACCGAACTTCTCGAATCGCGCGTGGGACCCGTGGGCGCCGCCCTCGGACAGTCATATCGACCCGCGTCTGCAATACAACGCCGATCATCTGCCGCAAGCCAGCCTCGCCCCGAGCGCCACGCCGGGCGTGACACGTGGCGTGGAGTCTCGCATCGTCGTCGATGATGGCGAGCCGACGCTCACGCGTGAAACCGTGGCATCCGAAGCCGCGCGTGAAGCGTCGCGGCTCGAAGCCGCAGCGCGCCACGAAAGCGCGACGCCTCAAACGGCGGCGTCCGCCCTGCCCGCGCACGCGGCAGTCGCGCCGGAGGCTGTGGCGGAACCCATCGACGTGCCGGTGCCCGCGGCTCGCGCGGCCGCGCCCGCCGCTCAAACGTCGCAAACCGCGCAGGCGGCGCAAGCCTTCCACGCTGCTCAAGCACCGCAAGCCGCGCCCGCTCCGCAGCCCGCTCCGCCCGTACAACCCACGGAACCCGCACAAGCCGCCGAGCCGTTCCCGCCCGCCACGCGCTGGACGCGCGTGGAGCCGGGTCTCGCGGCCGCTGCGCCCGTCGAGCCCACGTTCTCGGGCCAGGAACCGGCGCACGCCCGCCTCGACGACTCCGAACCGACGCTCGTCAACCGCGCCCACGACGCCCCGCGCGAGTCGGATCGTGAAGCGGATCGTGAAGCGGCCCATGAAGCGGCGGCCCGCGAACCTCGCGGCTTCGAGCCCGAAGCCGCGCATCGCGGTGGCTGGCAAGCGGCACCCGAAACCGCCGCGCCGGCCTTCAGCGCGCTCGAGCCCAACGAAGGCGGCCAGTCGTTCGCCGTCACGCGCGAAGCACCCGCCCGCGCACGCGCCGGGCGCCGCGCCGGTTGGCGCGTGCTGGGCGCGATCGTCGCGCTCTTGCTGTTCGCGCTCTTCGTCGTGCAGATCGCCTGGTGGCAGCGCGAAACGGTAATGGTTTATTGGCCCAATTCGCAGCCGCTGTATCTGAAGGCCTGCGCGCAACTCGGCTGCCGCGTGCTGCCGCCGCGCGACATCGACGGTCTGCTGGTCGAACCGTCCGATCTGCGTCAGGTCGACAACGAGCCGCATCACCTCGAACTGAAGGTGCCGTTGCGCAACCGCTTCAACGTGGCGCTCGCCTACCCGGCCATCGAGCTGTCGCTGCTCGACCGCCAGAACAATATCGTCGTGCGCCGCGTGCTGTGGCCGCAGGATTACGTCACGCCCGGCACGCGCGTGGAAGCGGGTCTGCCCGCGCACACCACGCAAACCATGATCGTGCGGCTCGACACCGGCGACGTGGTGGCATCGAATTTCCGCATCGAGATTTTCTATCCCTGA
- the tpx gene encoding thiol peroxidase, with amino-acid sequence MSQVTLGGNPIEVAGTFPNVGQKAPAFSLVGKDLKPVALADFAGKRKVLNIVPSLDTPTCATSTRKFNEAAAKLDNTAVIVISGDLPFAASRFCTTEGIENVVTASTFRGHEFAQAYGVDVTSGPLTGLTARAVVVLDANDNVIHAERVSEIKNEPNYDAALAALK; translated from the coding sequence ATGAGTCAAGTCACGCTAGGCGGTAACCCGATCGAAGTCGCCGGCACGTTCCCGAACGTCGGCCAGAAGGCGCCCGCGTTCTCGCTCGTCGGCAAGGACCTGAAGCCCGTCGCGCTCGCCGATTTCGCGGGCAAGCGCAAGGTGCTCAACATCGTCCCGAGCCTCGACACGCCGACCTGCGCCACCTCCACGCGCAAGTTCAACGAAGCCGCCGCCAAGCTCGACAACACGGCGGTGATCGTGATCTCGGGCGACCTGCCGTTCGCGGCATCGCGCTTCTGCACGACCGAAGGCATCGAAAACGTCGTCACGGCGTCGACGTTCCGCGGCCACGAGTTCGCGCAAGCCTACGGCGTGGACGTCACGAGCGGCCCGCTCACCGGCCTGACCGCGCGCGCCGTGGTCGTGCTCGACGCGAACGACAACGTGATCCACGCCGAGCGCGTCAGCGAAATCAAGAACGAACCGAACTACGACGCCGCGCTCGCCGCGCTGAAGTAA
- a CDS encoding outer membrane lipoprotein — translation MKTTSRLIVAAVVAGSLALSGCAYNSSSADVYTASQAQREQTVRMGTVESVRAVKISSNNGQPSGLGAVGGGALGAVAGSAIGGGRGSIVTGIIGGIAGAVAGNAVENGVAVHDGLEITVRLDNGDYRAITQSATGEVFNAGERVRLLSSAGVTRVTH, via the coding sequence ATGAAAACAACGAGTCGTCTGATTGTCGCTGCCGTCGTCGCGGGTTCGCTCGCGCTGTCCGGCTGCGCGTATAACAGCAGTTCCGCCGACGTCTATACGGCCTCGCAGGCGCAGCGCGAGCAAACGGTGCGCATGGGCACGGTCGAAAGCGTGCGCGCGGTGAAGATCAGCTCGAACAACGGCCAGCCTAGCGGTCTCGGCGCCGTGGGCGGCGGTGCGCTCGGCGCGGTGGCCGGCAGCGCGATCGGCGGCGGACGCGGCTCGATCGTCACGGGTATCATCGGCGGTATTGCAGGCGCGGTGGCTGGCAACGCGGTCGAAAACGGCGTGGCCGTTCACGACGGCCTCGAGATCACGGTGCGCCTCGACAACGGCGACTATCGCGCCATCACGCAGTCCGCCACGGGCGAAGTCTTCAACGCGGGCGAGCGCGTGCGGCTGCTGTCGAGCGCCGGCGTCACCCGCGTGACGCACTAA
- a CDS encoding ribonucleoside-diphosphate reductase subunit alpha: MQTTDNVSTRYEGAPAAHNLGGQTQDGQSSAQQFADHKVIRRNGSVVSFEPSKIAIAMTKAFLAVNGGQGAGSARVRELVEQLTQNVVRALVRSRPNGGTFHIEDIQDQVELALMRGGEHNVARAYVLYREKRSQERTHAPEAAAAPGINVTDNGVTRPLDMHALRALIVSSCDGLGDAVNPDPIVAETVKNLYDGVPMTQVYDSAILAARTMIEKDPAYSQVTSRILLHTIRREILEEEVTQAEMAVRYADYFPQFIKRGVEAGLLDDKLQQFDLKRLGNALNANRDLQFGYLGLQTLYDRYFLHVHGTRIEMPQAFYMRVAMGLSLNEIDREARAIEFYNVLSSFDFMSSTPTLFNSGTHRSQLSSCYLTTVADDLDGIYEALKDNALLSKFAGGLGNDWTRVRALGSHIKGTNGKSQGVVPFLKVVNDTAVAVNQGGKRKGAVCAYLESWHLDIEEFLELRKNTGDDRRRTHDMNTANWIPDLFMKRVMEGGDWTLFSPSTCPDLHDLFGADFEKAYTAYEDKVARGEIKLFKKLPAAQLWRKMLGMLFETGHPWITFKDPCNIRSPQQHVGVVHSSNLCTEITLNTSDTEIAVCNLGSVNLVAHMVEQADGTFALDHDKLKRTISVAMRMLDNVIDINYYAVSKARNSNLKHRPVGMGIMGFQDCLHVLRTPFASQEAVEFADRSMEAVCYYAYWASTELAAERGRYSTYRGSLWDRGILPQDTLKLLEQARGGYVEVDTSETMDWTSLRERIAQHGMRNSNCIAIAPTATISNIIGVSPCIEPTFQNLYVKSNLSGEFTVVNDYLVRDLKARGLWDEVMVADLKYFDGMLSRIDRVPADLRAVYATAFEVDPTWLVEAASRRQKWIDQAQSLNIFMAGASGKKLDEIYKLAWVRGLKTTYYLRTMAATHVEKSTVAHGALNAVPTGGAGGAGGAGFGANGASGANGASGGSSVLASAQAQQPAVEAAPEAEGPVCMMRPGDAGFEECEACQ; this comes from the coding sequence ATGCAAACGACCGATAACGTCTCGACCCGGTATGAAGGCGCGCCCGCCGCGCACAACCTGGGCGGCCAGACGCAGGACGGCCAGTCGAGCGCGCAGCAGTTCGCCGACCACAAGGTGATTCGCCGCAACGGTAGCGTGGTGTCGTTCGAGCCGTCGAAGATCGCGATCGCGATGACGAAGGCATTCCTCGCCGTGAACGGCGGCCAGGGCGCGGGTTCGGCGCGTGTGCGCGAACTCGTCGAGCAGCTCACGCAGAACGTGGTGCGCGCGCTCGTGCGCAGCCGCCCGAACGGCGGCACGTTCCATATCGAAGACATTCAGGATCAGGTCGAACTCGCGCTGATGCGCGGCGGCGAGCACAACGTCGCGCGCGCCTACGTGCTGTATCGCGAGAAGCGCAGCCAGGAACGCACGCACGCGCCGGAAGCGGCGGCGGCGCCCGGCATCAACGTGACGGACAACGGCGTCACGCGCCCGCTCGACATGCACGCGCTGCGCGCGCTGATCGTCTCGTCGTGCGACGGTCTCGGCGACGCGGTCAACCCCGACCCGATCGTCGCGGAAACGGTGAAGAACCTGTACGACGGCGTGCCGATGACGCAGGTCTACGACTCGGCCATTCTCGCGGCTCGCACGATGATCGAAAAGGATCCGGCGTACAGCCAGGTCACGTCGCGCATCCTGCTGCACACGATCCGTCGCGAAATTCTCGAAGAGGAAGTCACGCAAGCCGAAATGGCCGTGCGTTACGCCGACTACTTCCCGCAGTTCATCAAGCGCGGCGTGGAAGCCGGCCTGCTCGACGACAAGCTCCAGCAGTTCGACCTCAAGCGTCTGGGCAACGCGCTCAACGCGAACCGCGACCTGCAGTTCGGTTACCTCGGCCTGCAAACGCTGTACGACCGCTACTTCCTGCACGTGCACGGCACGCGTATCGAAATGCCGCAGGCATTCTATATGCGCGTGGCGATGGGCCTCTCGCTCAACGAGATCGACCGTGAAGCGCGCGCGATCGAGTTCTACAACGTGCTCTCGTCGTTCGACTTCATGTCGTCCACGCCCACGCTGTTCAACTCGGGCACGCACCGCTCGCAGCTCTCGTCGTGCTACCTGACCACGGTCGCCGACGACCTCGACGGCATTTACGAAGCGCTCAAGGACAACGCGCTGCTCTCGAAGTTCGCGGGCGGTCTGGGCAACGACTGGACGCGCGTGCGTGCACTCGGTTCGCACATCAAGGGCACCAACGGCAAGTCGCAAGGCGTCGTGCCGTTCCTGAAGGTGGTGAACGACACGGCCGTGGCCGTGAACCAGGGCGGCAAGCGCAAGGGCGCGGTGTGCGCGTACCTGGAATCGTGGCACCTCGACATCGAAGAATTCCTCGAGCTGCGCAAGAACACGGGCGACGACCGCCGTCGTACCCACGACATGAACACGGCGAACTGGATTCCCGACCTGTTCATGAAGCGCGTGATGGAAGGCGGCGACTGGACGCTGTTCTCGCCGTCGACCTGCCCGGATCTGCACGACCTGTTCGGCGCGGACTTTGAAAAGGCTTACACGGCTTACGAAGACAAGGTCGCGCGCGGCGAGATCAAGCTGTTCAAGAAGCTGCCGGCCGCGCAACTGTGGCGCAAGATGCTCGGCATGCTGTTCGAAACGGGTCACCCGTGGATCACGTTCAAGGATCCGTGCAACATCCGTTCGCCGCAGCAGCACGTGGGCGTCGTCCACTCGTCGAACCTGTGCACGGAAATCACGCTGAACACGAGCGACACGGAAATCGCCGTGTGTAACCTCGGCTCGGTGAACCTCGTGGCGCACATGGTCGAACAGGCCGACGGCACGTTCGCGCTCGACCACGACAAGCTCAAGCGCACCATCAGCGTGGCGATGCGCATGCTCGACAACGTCATCGACATCAACTACTACGCGGTGTCGAAGGCGCGTAACTCGAACCTGAAGCACCGTCCGGTCGGCATGGGCATCATGGGCTTCCAGGACTGCCTGCACGTGCTGCGCACGCCGTTTGCTTCGCAAGAAGCGGTGGAGTTCGCCGACCGCTCGATGGAAGCCGTCTGCTACTACGCTTACTGGGCGTCGACGGAACTGGCAGCCGAGCGCGGCCGCTACTCGACCTACCGCGGCTCGCTGTGGGATCGCGGCATCCTCCCGCAAGACACGCTGAAGCTGCTCGAGCAGGCACGCGGCGGCTACGTGGAAGTCGACACGAGCGAGACGATGGACTGGACGTCGCTGCGCGAGCGCATCGCCCAGCACGGCATGCGCAATTCGAACTGCATCGCGATCGCGCCCACCGCGACGATCTCGAACATCATCGGCGTCTCGCCGTGTATCGAGCCGACGTTCCAGAACCTCTACGTGAAGTCGAACCTCTCGGGCGAATTCACGGTGGTGAACGACTACCTCGTGCGTGACCTGAAGGCGCGCGGCCTGTGGGACGAAGTCATGGTCGCCGACCTCAAGTACTTCGACGGCATGCTCTCGCGCATCGACCGCGTGCCCGCCGATCTGCGCGCCGTGTACGCCACGGCGTTCGAAGTCGATCCGACGTGGCTCGTCGAAGCGGCCTCGCGTCGTCAGAAGTGGATCGACCAGGCGCAGTCGCTCAACATCTTCATGGCCGGCGCATCGGGCAAGAAGCTCGACGAGATCTACAAGCTCGCCTGGGTTCGCGGCCTGAAGACGACGTACTACCTCCGCACGATGGCGGCCACGCACGTCGAGAAGTCGACGGTTGCGCACGGCGCGCTCAACGCCGTGCCGACGGGTGGCGCGGGCGGTGCCGGTGGTGCGGGCTTCGGCGCGAATGGCGCGAGCGGTGCGAACGGCGCCAGCGGCGGTTCGAGCGTGCTCGCCTCGGCGCAAGCGCAGCAACCCGCCGTGGAAGCCGCACCGGAAGCGGAAGGTCCGGTGTGCATGATGCGTCCGGGCGACGCGGGCTTCGAAGAGTGCGAGGCTTGCCAGTAA
- a CDS encoding PP0621 family protein, with protein sequence MRQILLLVLLFVVGQWFVKTLRRAQMPTRPGADPRDAGQGAARSANGASGAGATRGANGQAALPEPMVRCAECGVHAPRSESVNVGARSFCSAEHARRYDARNVGQDRPAR encoded by the coding sequence ATGAGACAGATTCTTCTCCTCGTGCTGCTGTTCGTGGTCGGGCAGTGGTTCGTCAAGACGCTGCGCCGCGCGCAGATGCCAACACGTCCGGGCGCCGATCCGCGCGACGCGGGGCAGGGCGCCGCCCGTAGTGCGAATGGCGCGAGCGGTGCCGGCGCCACGCGTGGCGCGAACGGCCAGGCCGCGTTGCCGGAGCCGATGGTGCGTTGCGCCGAGTGCGGCGTGCACGCGCCGCGTAGCGAGTCGGTGAACGTGGGTGCGCGCTCGTTTTGCAGCGCCGAACACGCGCGCCGCTACGACGCGCGCAACGTCGGTCAGGACCGTCCCGCACGATGA
- the ampD gene encoding 1,6-anhydro-N-acetylmuramyl-L-alanine amidase AmpD, which translates to MSGARGSAAPPPLEVDAHGWVSGARRLPSPNFEARPPGAVPSLVVVHNISLPPDVFGGPEIADLFLNRLDCDAHPYFDAHLRGVRVSAHFVIHRDGALEQFVSCDERAWHAGASNFFGRERCNDFSIGIELEGSDTTPFEAAQYATLAALVTALAKRYPVQALAGHSDIAPGRKTDPGPHFDWPRLQRDTQLDDARFPYRHPADDARDAS; encoded by the coding sequence ATGAGCGGCGCGAGGGGTTCCGCCGCGCCGCCGCCGCTCGAAGTCGACGCGCACGGCTGGGTGAGCGGCGCGCGCCGCCTGCCTTCGCCGAATTTCGAAGCGCGGCCGCCAGGCGCCGTGCCGTCGCTCGTCGTCGTGCACAACATCAGCTTGCCGCCCGACGTGTTCGGCGGCCCCGAGATTGCCGACCTCTTTCTCAATCGGCTCGACTGCGACGCGCATCCGTACTTCGACGCGCATCTGCGCGGCGTGCGCGTCTCGGCGCATTTCGTGATTCATCGCGATGGCGCGCTCGAGCAGTTCGTTTCCTGCGACGAGCGCGCGTGGCACGCGGGCGCGTCGAACTTCTTCGGCCGCGAGCGTTGCAACGATTTTTCGATCGGCATCGAACTCGAAGGCAGCGACACGACGCCGTTCGAAGCCGCGCAATACGCGACGCTCGCCGCGCTCGTGACGGCGCTCGCGAAGCGCTATCCGGTACAGGCGCTCGCCGGTCATTCCGACATCGCGCCGGGCCGCAAGACCGACCCCGGTCCGCACTTCGACTGGCCGCGTCTGCAGCGCGACACGCAACTCGACGACGCGCGCTTTCCGTATCGGCATCCGGCGGACGACGCGCGCGACGCGTCGTGA
- a CDS encoding histone H1-like DNA-binding protein encodes MATAKKKPAAKKVAAKKVAVKKAAPAKKVAAKKVAVKKVAAKKVAVKKVAAKKAAPAKKAAAKKVAAKKVATKKVAAKKVAVKKVAAKKAAPAKKAAAKKVAAKKVAVKKVAAKKAAPAKKAAPAKKAAAKKAVAKKAAPAKKAAAKKAAPAKKAAAKKAAPAKKAAPAKKAAAKKAPAKKAAAAAPAAPAAAAQPAAPAATVKTALNPAAAWPFPTGSRP; translated from the coding sequence ATGGCAACTGCCAAGAAGAAACCGGCGGCCAAGAAGGTCGCAGCGAAGAAGGTTGCAGTGAAGAAGGCGGCTCCGGCGAAGAAGGTCGCAGCGAAGAAGGTTGCGGTCAAGAAGGTCGCAGCGAAGAAAGTCGCCGTGAAGAAGGTTGCTGCGAAGAAGGCAGCACCGGCGAAGAAGGCCGCCGCCAAGAAGGTTGCAGCGAAGAAGGTCGCAACGAAGAAGGTTGCCGCCAAGAAAGTCGCGGTGAAGAAGGTTGCCGCGAAGAAGGCAGCGCCGGCGAAGAAGGCCGCAGCGAAGAAGGTTGCCGCCAAGAAGGTCGCGGTGAAGAAGGTTGCTGCGAAGAAGGCAGCGCCGGCCAAGAAGGCCGCGCCGGCGAAGAAGGCCGCAGCGAAGAAGGCTGTTGCCAAGAAGGCCGCGCCCGCGAAGAAGGCTGCTGCGAAGAAGGCCGCGCCTGCCAAGAAGGCTGCTGCGAAGAAGGCCGCGCCTGCCAAGAAGGCCGCGCCTGCGAAGAAGGCTGCTGCCAAGAAGGCGCCCGCGAAGAAGGCTGCGGCTGCCGCGCCTGCTGCGCCCGCTGCTGCTGCGCAACCGGCTGCTCCCGCAGCCACGGTGAAGACTGCCCTGAATCCGGCCGCAGCATGGCCGTTCCCGACCGGCAGCCGTCCGTAA